The DNA segment agtagcccccgctcgccgcaactagagaaagcccacgcgcagcaacgaagacccaatgcagccaaaaataaataaataaatgaaatttttttttaaaaaaaaagaaagaaatataccaatatgataatggtgatggtcaCCAAGTAATGGAATTATTAGGTGATGTATATTTTCTTGGTCGTACTTTCCTGTAGGTTCTAATTTTTCCACAgtgaatatgtattatttttaatctgaacTATTCTCAAGTACAAAATAATTAAACGTGGGCCTAGTATGATTCTTAAAACACATTTACCTTACCTATTTTTTCTGGgtcatatttttcaaattcttctctcAAGTTTCTGAATCCTTCCAGCCACTTCTCAACATCAAGTAAATCTTCTTGTTCTTCCTCTATTCTTGATATTTTCCAACACGGTCTCTAGATAtgactgaaaaggaaaaacaccAAAGTAAATcttgatttaaaattatataaaatctagggattccccggtggtccagtggttaggactctgcacttccactgtagtgggcatgggttcaatccctggctggggaactaagatcccacctgccatgtggccaaaaataaataaataaataaaataaaataatataaaatctcAAAAAGGTAATTGGATTTGACCCTTTGCATAAAGTATGATTTTACTTCaggaaataaagatttaaataagtttacataaaaatccaaaatgtatttatataagtCTGGATTTCTTAACCCAGGCTCCATGAACATCTGGGGCTTCACAAGTGGGTTTCAGGTAGTTCATGAAGCTTTACACAAAATATCAAGTGTATTTGCCTCTTCCTTAGAAGAGAGTTCATAGTTTAAGTAGGTTCTCAGTCGGAGCTGTAATCAGAGTGACAGCTGTCCTGGTTCGACCAGCACTGTTGCTTTTAGCACAGAAAGTCCTGAGTTTAGGAACCTCTCAGTCCTAGGTAAACCAGGATGGTGGTTACTCTATCTGAAATCCAAGAAAGACCGATGAAAAATAACACAAAGATTTAATTAAACTCAATTGAATGTACAAGTAAAAATTAGAAGACTACTTCTTAAATCAGAATACTGCCATTTCTTCTTATTTAACCTATGTCCTGAgaattattttgtatataaacCAAAGCTCCTGGTATCTTTCCTACTTAGTTTCTAGACTAACTGCAATTTGCAAATGACCCCCGCCTTGTTACCGTGAACTTTTACCTTTTGTCCTGTGTATTTGGTGGCTCCTGCATTACTAGGTTGAGGTAGGACTGCCCTGGCATGATCACCCCCAGAGTCAGTCCTGAAGGGAAATGCATGTCATCACATAAGAATCCAGATCTGTGGCAGGATGGGGAATTCAGGTGCTCTCCATTGGGTTAGGTGTCGGGGCACTCCCAAATGGTGTATATTAAGCTAATTTCTGCCCTCATTGGGGGTAGGCTAGAAATCAGTAGAAAGGACCCAGGAGAGGCCTTTCCATTTCTGCAGAATTCCATGTAAGGATGGATGGGGCCTATGAACTCCAGAGATAAGCTCTATCTGATTACGAGTACTCAAATTATggtgtatctttttatttctcttttgtaatccATCGACCTTTGGTGAAGTCTTTTTGAACCGTCAGCTTTGTGTCAGCTGTGCCTCAGAGAATCATAGGGGGACTTTAGGCCACAGCTGGGGAGAGCAGTCCTTGTGGAGGGCACAGTGGCAGCAGCAAGAATTAATGAGACTTCGATGCAAAAGTGCGTCTCAGGAACAGAGTCTCTGACTCAATCAAGGAGATTCTCTTTCCACTCTTCACCTTGGAAGTTCTGGTTTTTTTCTACTAAGAAAAGtgacttttggacttccctggtggcacagtggttaagaatccacttgccagtgcaggggacacaggttcgagccctggttcaggaagatcgcacaggctgtggagcaactaagcccgtgtgccacaactactgagcctgctctctagagcccacgagccacaactactgagcccacgtgctgcaactaccgaaccccgtgcgcctagagcccgtgctctgcaacaaagagaagccaccgtgatgagaagcctgcgcaccacaatgaagagtagcccccgctcaccacaactagagaaagcccgcgcacagcaacgaaaacccaacgcagccaaaaataaataaataaaataaattaaaaaaaaaagaaaggtgactTTTATTATATGATACTTTACAGTGTCAAATAATCAACATAGGTAGTTTTCTTCCTCTGCTTAGTTTTTATACCTGAAACACTGGTGTTTTTGGATGATGCATTGTGATCTTCAATCCCCAGTTTTTTGAGTTCTATCTCTTTTGAGAACACCTATTCTGTTCTCATCATACCTGCATTAGTAGAAATGATACATGTGATGTAACATATAAGTTCTATAAAACTGACAAGTACGTGATCTTGAGATGGCAAATGTGAGCCATGTGGGCCACAAATTTTGCCTCCTAGGCCCATACCAGCAACTCTATTAATCACAGCATTATTTCTGTTAAGCCCAGACTCAACCTCAGAAATTTTCACAAGTCCTaccagacatttatttatttctgtgttcatgaaatatatttatttatgtgtatatgtatatacatatatgcatacatacatatacatatacataatggattcatttattctttccatgtaaaaaatgaataattctttaaaaattctttggcagggatttccctggtggcgcagtggttaagactccgagctcccaatgcaggggacccgggtttgatccccggtcgggaactagatcccgcatgcatgctgcaaagAGTTTGCATGCCCGGGAGATTTTTCAGCAGAGGACTGAAGCTTTGGCCCTAGAGTTCTCACCTGCCCTTCCTGCCAGCCTGCACTACAGATTTCAGACTCTGTGAGAGCTCCTACATTCCTAGAAAGAGTCTATATTCAGGAGGAAGTAATCCCAGAAAAGGAAGAACAGGCAGATCAAGACGTGTAGCTCTGTGGCGGCCAAGTTGTGGTTTTTGACAGATCGTCGAATCAGGGAAGACTATCCTCAAAAAGAGATCTTACGAGCGTTAAAGGCCAAATGTTGTGAGGAGGAACTGGACTTTAGGGCTATGGTGATGGATGAGGTGGTGCTAACAACTGAGCAAGGAAACCTGGGTCTTCGTATCAAAGGAGAACTAATTACTGCTTACCCTCAGGTGGTGGTAGTGAGAGTACCAACCCCTTGGGTGCAAAGTGATAGTGACATTACTGTTTTGCGCCATCTAGAGAAGATGGGATGCAAGTTGATGAACCGACCTCAAGCCATCCTGAACTGTGGTAATAAGTTTTGGACGTTTCAAGAGTTGGCAGGTCATGGTGTTCCTCTGCCAGATACTTTCTCTTATGGTGGTCATGAAAATTTTGCTAAAATGATTGATGAAGCTGAGGTACTGGAGTTCCCAATGGTAGTGAAGAATACACGGGGTCATAGAGGCAAAGCAGTTTTCTTGGCTCGCGATAAGCACCATTTGGCTGATCTAAGCCATCTTATTCGCCATGAAGCTCCATACCTGTTTCAGAAGTATGTTAAAGAGTCTCATGGAAGGGATGTACGTGTCATTGTTGTGGGAGGCCATGCGGTTGGCACCATGTTACGCTGTTCAACAGATGGGAGGATGCAAAGCAACTGCTCACTAGGTGGTGTGTGGATGGTGTGCTCCTTGAGTGAACAAGGGAAACAGCTAGCTATCCAGGTGTCTAACATCCTGGGAATGGATGTGTGTGGCATCGACCTGTTGATGAAAGACAACGGCTCCTTCTGTGTCTGCGAGGCCAATGCAAATGTAGGTTTCATAGCCTTTGATAAGGCTTGTAATCTGGATGTAGCTGTTATCATGGCGGACTATGCCGCCTCCCTTCTGCCCTCTGGCCGGCTCACCTGGCGTATGTCCCTGCTCTCCACGGTGTCCACGGCCAATGAGACTAGTGAGCAGGAGCTGGGTCCCCCAGCCAACACTGCTGTCGACAACATGAGCGCAAGTTCCAGCTCTGTTGACAGCGACCCTGAAACCACGGAGCGAGAGCTGCTCACCAAGCTCCCAGGGGGCCTATCCAACATGAACCAACTGCTAGCCAATGAAATCAAACTCCTGGTGGAGTGATTCCACCAGTAAATAATTAACCAACAAAACCCTtgtaaaactttctttttcttcttctttttttttttttaaaccaacttgCAATGCTGTT comes from the Eubalaena glacialis isolate mEubGla1 chromosome 20, mEubGla1.1.hap2.+ XY, whole genome shotgun sequence genome and includes:
- the LOC133081346 gene encoding beta-citrylglutamate synthase B-like, with the translated sequence MVMDEVVLTTEQGNLGLRIKGELITAYPQVVVVRVPTPWVQSDSDITVLRHLEKMGCKLMNRPQAILNCGNKFWTFQELAGHGVPLPDTFSYGGHENFAKMIDEAEVLEFPMVVKNTRGHRGKAVFLARDKHHLADLSHLIRHEAPYLFQKYVKESHGRDVRVIVVGGHAVGTMLRCSTDGRMQSNCSLGGVWMVCSLSEQGKQLAIQVSNILGMDVCGIDLLMKDNGSFCVCEANANVGFIAFDKACNLDVAVIMADYAASLLPSGRLTWRMSLLSTVSTANETSEQELGPPANTAVDNMSASSSSVDSDPETTERELLTKLPGGLSNMNQLLANEIKLLVE